A window of Pecten maximus chromosome 12, xPecMax1.1, whole genome shotgun sequence genomic DNA:
ttcaagatggccatcTGTCAAAATGAAATGGCTTCAGGTAGAAACCATGCAGAATTTATTAATGAAGATTGAGAAAAGTCCTTCCAGTACTgctcaagaaatagcgataatagGGATTATCTACATACAGACGGACAAGGGACGAATGACGGGCCACGGAAGTAGAGAGTTTTGAAAAGCCGAGGTAGGTAAATATTGCTGATTACTTTCACAATAATCAAGTCAAATGCTTCATTTTAGTAATGTAAAATACTACCAATTCATTTTAACTGGACTACTATGTTTCCTTTTGGCCGGTAAGTAATTTTTCGTATCACTTTCATTTACTTACAGTTTTCCAAAGTGACGTTCTTTCCAAATATGTTTATCGAGTTTCTTTTCAACACATCCTTGACATTGTGGCAGGTTGTATTAGCCCAATCCTTCATTGTATCATCCACACAGTTCTTCTTCCAAGCCACAACCCTTTAACATTGAAGCTTAACAATTCAGAATCATCAGTGGTATATacttttttatttctattgatCTGTCTCAAACATAATGATTGTCAACTGTATGAACCGAGGGAAACCTAAACTTGGAATTCTAGGACAATCATTGAGGTATTTTTCTGACCAAGAGAAATTATTgcaaacacaattttaaaattgaaaatatgcaaataaggACTAAATTATTTAAGGGCAGACAGACGGAAGATCATCTCTAAAAAAGACACTATGAATTAAGTATGATCTGAACAGTCCCGAAACTGATGGTAGGATAATAGTGAAACATAAACGCTGTTTCGTCCATATTCTAATTTCAAATGTACCAATTAATATCGAATGCAAAAATCCAAGCCTCACAGATAACAGTACAGATTTTGACAAACTAATTTAGCGCAAAAACGCTACATATAGGCTGTTTTCAGTTCATATTTGGTATAAACCATTACATATAAATCgtatattaattaaatgtttcATAAATCCATGCTGTTTACAAAACtaagttttcttttgtttatttctatcaTGCTAATTTTTTACTACTTACCCACATGTGTCGTTCATCATCAAATGCCTTTCTATATCAGACATATGCTCCGGCCGAATATTACAGTTATACTTGGCGATGTACTCTATGCTATTATTCTCACATGGTAAGCTCCCAAGTGTCTTCGTAATATTTTTAATGTGACTGCCATTCAGATGTCTATACTGAACATTGCCTTCATACACtggaaaatacaaaatgaattaatgaacgttaaatcatttaaaacttttaacaAGCTGACTAATTTAGAATCACCACCTTGATATTAGATCAGGTGATTTTGACAGAAAAACATCGAAAAGAAAACATCAAAACGAACACTCTTGATATCAAACATATTACATGATTTActgatataataaaaaaaaaactcatgatacatatttcaatattcaatgCGAAATTATTTAACATAGTTCATACATTTCATATCAAACACAATCAATTGCAAATCAAGGACATCTCGCACGGTTAAATCATTTAGAAAGTAATTGATTACGGTAATCCTTTCATTGTCCCCGATCAAATCATTCTTaaactacatatgtataagGAATTAAGAAATCTTCTGACTTCTACAGAACAAGCCATGGAATTATTCACGAAATTCATGCTAAACCAGTCATGATTTATCTAGTGTTGACATACTTACAAACGTTACAAGAAGATATATTCTTTCCACCAAAGACTTTTCTAAACTTTTCCTCATTGGACTGGATTGCCATAACCATTACACTGTCATTACATTTCCCAGCCATGTAAGGTCTGTTGTTAAATACTACTCTGGCGCACAGCAAACTGGCATGGAGGTGTCTGAATGAATCAAATATGTACGGTATTCTTCAAGGTTTCAGTTAATTAGTTCAAGCGAACacttaaacaaaattaaaacagtCCTATAAGTTACAAGTGGTGCTtcgtaatatatataatttcaatctGTACATTTAGTCAAGATTTCTGTCAACCTAAGATATCAAAGATTGTCAGTACTCTAAAGCTCACTGTACTGCTGTCACAATATACGATGGCACCATGTTCCAATGAATCACTCTCACAGAAACTGTCCAGATAATTAAAATTAAAGCAAATACATGTCCCTACCGGCCCCCAATCAAAATAGTTAGTGACCGTAACCTTAACCTAATTACCCTGTTATTTATctagctactcatactgaagttacataccaggTTTCACAACACAAACATATCTTAAAAGTATAGTtgagacggacggacggacagacagacagacgggcGGGGAGGGAACCTATAGTTCCCCTTATTTCACCCACAGGGGGTTATAACTACTCACGACAGCCTATAATTCAATGTTAAGGTAAAACTGTTtcgtttttttggttttttttggctTTGTTTGCCCTTTGAGCGACATCACGCTCTGATTTAACATGGACAATACATATTGCTTGAAACACAGCCAATAAATTCAATAATCAACCAGTAAATAACATAAAGAGAGTTACAGGCGGATAATAATATTaacttatgaaatatatatcgaAACCAAACTTAATATCGCCTTTATCAAGCAAACTTTTGCACATCATATTGCACATCTGCAATTTAATCTCCCAATTTACCTCCTTCACATAGACGGTAACCACAATTTAACTTACTTGCAGTAAGTTGTTGAGTCATTTGTGTTCAAATATTGCACTGATTGACAACTTTGGTTTAAATGAAACATGATCGAGTCGATATCAGAACAATCCAATTCAGGAGCAGGTATATCTGAAAGGAAATAAGTAAGCATTACACTGTAAGTCGATTATACTCATCGCATATAATTTGTGCACTAGCTCATATATCAAACGGACATATAACAAGGGAATCAGTAGAACTCATTGCTTATGTCCTCTTAAATTCCATCGCAACTGCATTTTGTACAAAGCATATTGTGCGTTGACTGTTAGGTGAAGCACAAAGTCAGGATGCAATTAAATGGGagtaaatacattatttaaataattaaaccACTGGGATACCAACTTCAACGTTATCACATAACTTCGTTGTGAACCACAACAAACCACATTGCCGCAAATGTTTGAAACATCTTTCTGGTACTTCTCATAAGATAAGGATATCAAGGAATCCTTATCTCCTGATGAGCGACAAGACAACGCACAATAGCAGCTTTGTGTGAACCACCAGATAATGATAATGAGAAATTAAGATAAAAACCAAGTCGCCCGTTTGTCCTGAATCGCTCATATGTTGAAGCAGTACCTGGTAATGAAGATAATCTTTTTTGAGCATTAAAAATTCTATTTAGGTGACAAATGATATCAATTCATCAAATTTAAGGGACGCTAGGGTTATTCTGTATAATTTCTTTTTCAAGCATGTGTGATCAGGTCGCTGTGCTCTTGCTAATTCAAGGGGGAAATACTTCAAAAGGTTTTGGCACATTTGAACCGTGTGGcattgaatgtaggtcaagcaTATTTGACTCCTTTCATCTTGAATAcaggttaaggtcatttattacaaataaattTGGTCTAACCCTTCATTACAGCCTACATCAGGTCCAGTATCATGACTCCTATTCTCTTAATTATTTAGAAGTTATTCAAACGAAAAAAATGACGTCGGACAGACTACTGGCGGCCGGTCAGACGCACaacgcaccacggcataagctcacttgcttTTCGGGCAGGTAAGCTAACAAGAGTACCGTAGGGCGTAACAACAAACGACTATCTAATACCGCAGAGGAAGACACTGTTGTATTAAAATAGATGCAAATATAGAAATGAGATATGAATTGTGAATTTAAAAAGACAAGTTCATGTCATAGCAAACTGTGCAAATATATTGGAAGAAATTGGAGAAAACTGAGCGAGAGGACCTAAAAACAACAAGACCAAAATACCGATAGAACCAaaaggcattttttttttatttattataaaaaaaaattgaatcaaAATGCCTTTTAAGCACAGGaacataataataattacaaacCATGCAATGTTTCTAAGAAatctattgaaaaaaaattaaaactgaaaTGAGCAAATATCCATTGGAATGATGAGGGTATCATATTCTGACTAACTTTGACAAACGACTGGCTATGTGGtaaattttaatacaaaattcaaACCTGGTTCATCCTTCTTTTTAGCTACTTGGACTGTAGCGCCATAGAAAACACTTGAACTGTTCCTATTATATATGACGCCGGTAATGTTGTTTGTCACACTCTGAACAGTTACAGCACTGGCACTGGCAACCTTGATTTCACATTCCGCAACAAATCCACCGCTGCTGAAATTGCCTGATGTCTGTCGTTTCATTCTACCGATTTCACTGTATAAAACAAAGATTCACTGAGGGTAACAAAATCAAACTCGAAATTCATTCCATAATCCAGTAACATTGACTGATAACGACTACCCAAGGATTAGTTTAGCAAATGTTTGGGGCTGTAGGGCTAACTAACTCCTAATGAAACTTTTAAGTTAATCGTCATCATTTCAGTGGAAGCTAAGTTGATTACGACTTTATTCAAATACATGAATATAGTCTAGgtttattgatttatataaattctGTAACCTTTTCTCCCATAATTCTGCTAGCCAAATATCAGATCTATGGGTCACTTGGTTATTAAGACTTCTTTTTTATAAACCCGTACTTGCTTTACCAGATATGTGTCTAAATAAGCCTAATTGCACCAGACACTCATATGACAAGCTGCATTATTATGTTTTAGAATGGCCTTGAAGGCTTAATATATGATTCTTCAGTTACCTCTAAGCTTGTTTTTGTAAAGAATTAAACACTGTACCAAAGCAATCTATGCAGTATATTTGTgttcataatttaaaaaatacccGATGGGCCTGTATCTTTCTCCAGTACTACAAGTTTAATACCTCTTCATTCCAATATGATGATATACTGAGTTAATTAATCCCAGTTTTCTTTTTAATGACtcaatatcatgatatttggccTCTTGAATtgacaacaagaggcccatgtgCCTTACCAGTCACgtaagttttgaaatatttaagttaatttaattgatacTTTTTGGCCCTGTCCATCATCCCATGGGTCAGTCAGTGCCCCAACATGTGCAGACCATCAATCTGTCATCCAATTCTCATAATGTTAAAGTTAGAATGAAgtccaatagaaataaaacaaaagatagttaaaaatgtgatttccattAAATAAACATAGCGAAAAAAACAACCCCTTCCTTAGTGGCAAATGCGGGACCACTGGGTAATGAAATTCACTGTTTTTGTAAAgaaccttaagacccttcaatctatgaagattatttgattctaccttatttcggtcttgaaAAGTTTCTTGATATTTCAATTAACTTAACCATTTTTGGCATGTCCCTCATGCCCCTGGGGAGTTGgcgggtgggggggggggggggggggggggaggggcaTATACTTCACAATTTAGGTTGATGTTTGGCAACGGAATCTTCCTGTTAACTTTCATTGAATgtggttcagtggttttggaaaactctaaaatgtaaattgtttacggaccgACGACGCATcacgcacgacgacggacaaaaggcggttagaataggtcacctgagagttcgtctcaggtgacctaaaaataagAATCTGTCTCAGCTGATTtccatccaagcatgctactggcccaaaGGATACTGCATATTAACATCGACTTACTTGCCTTTCGGGCAGTTGAGCTAAACTTGAGATGTGTTTTATCAAATGTGTTTTTGTGCCTTATATCCAAAGGAAACAGTTGACAACATCACTGTTCCCATAAGGTTCACGTAACTTGCCCTTTTGCTGGACTTGActtaaaaacatacaaaattcaGATATAAATGTATCTAATTTCAACGAAAGTGTAACCGGTCACCTCTTAACGATGACCAATGACGACTCATGGCAGAACAATAATtacaacatattatatatctcgCCTATCCTACTTTGTTTATATACTGAAGTTTTAAACGACAaacatgctgggtattgctaaagcaatacatgacCCTTAACTTCCCTCGCTAAAAATGGTTACAGTAACTTTTAAATCCTCAAACTCGTGCTTCTTGGAAAGACTTACAGATGGATGGGGAGGTAACCTAGCTATAGCCCCTCCTGTTTCACCGATAGGTGACTTAAAACCATACTTCCCTaaacattttttgaaataaaagactGTTCACATTTAAAGAATGTGTAAATATTGAAGcattgaaaaaaacaacttactaCCAAATTTCGCGAAATGATTTATTCTAAAAATTCACCAAAATACGTCAAAACTTCTAGATTCCTGGCATGATTATTTTCAGAGTCACTGGATCATATGTTCTGGAAGATATTCCGTAAGTGGAGGCCGTGTTCAGATGTCCACTGAGATTAATTTCAGAAAGTATGAACTTGTTTTAGGCCTGATACTTTGAAAATTGTATACCCGTAATGCACATCTGCACAACAGTGTATCACTATGTGAAATTTAAGAGAATTTTAGTCTTCTTGATTCTGTATCAGATTTATTCACATCCGGAATCGAAAGTTCTGACGGATGAACGGAAGAAATTACCAGAATTGAGGTTAATCATTTGTTCTCAAAGATTAAGCTAAACTCCcaatatcaatacaatatgCCGGACGGACAACGTGATTACTATTTCATGTGGGGCTAATCAATAATGATCAAAATTTAATACAGCATCACAGCATTGTAAACAACACTTTATAATCTAATTAAATGTCCGTGATTCAATCGAACAGATAGAAGGAAGAAGATTGAAATATGTTTCTAAAGATAGGTTCAAAGGTGGTCATCACAGGTTTCGTATGGCATActaaacaataaacatacagtgtagtgatgatgtAAGCTGCACTAACAAAGCATGTGTAATGGACTCACCTGATAGATATGATCCGGAAACTCCCCGAAATGTAATATTGCATCATTGCCTGTCTCATCAAAGCTTCGCCCTAAAAAGAAGCGGATGTAAAAGCTCACAATAAAGTACAATATAACATGGAAATTCCTAAGTGATCTTTATAAACAAATTGATGTGGCACTTTAAAccatattatttcattaaatttaaaattcagCTTTTCATTATGATGTTTGACTAATCCTGAAACAATCGTATCAGATATTTTTATACGGACTTCAAAATTGCAACGTCTGACATAAAATACCATTCAATAAGGTGTCGATGGGAACTGTGAACACATGATATTCCTATGATAAGTGAATAAGTGATTAAATCCTACTGATGAAACATGTTTCAGgtaaatatattgaataaaatCTAAAATCCAGAATCATAAAGGTCACAATTAGAGGATTCAACTGACCCGAGGATTTTCTTTACATGCTCAAAATAACAATGACACGGGACAGTACAGGAGAGAGAAAGCTATAAAtctttctaatatatatatcgtTTGCAACCCTCACCGTTGTTATAATTCGGTGTTTCATGTCCTCATTCCATGCCACAGGAAAGAAAATAGTTATATCGAAGACGTAGTATGGTATCTCGGAATCTGTAACAAACAAAAGCAATACCAGGTATATAGCTAAGAATAAGAAGACTGATAAAGTATCACTACAGGAAggtttaaaatatttgattacgACCCATACCTTGATGGAGACACTGTGTCACATTTAACCCTGGAACCAGGTTGTCAAACCAGTATCCTCCGAAGTTAAGGGCGTTCGATACATCCTCTACCTTACATTGGAAGTATTGTAAGATATCATAGTTCATCCCGATGCTCTGTCCACACTCAAATATGCGATGTCCGATTCTAAATTAACAATTCAATGAACAATCttattttcatcattacaaAACCCTACAAAAATGTCACACATCAAACACTCCAGATGTTAACATCAAACACTCCAGATGTTAAatgacaagaggcccagagggcctgtatcgctcacctgctttcatgagatatgaaacaagaatgatgctgaagtatatttgttactggtattgctatgtcaatgtatatcataagcattttatatgggtacatgtacattggttttattttaatactgaaaattccaaaaagtgcattaatccatgaaatgatattgacttttggcgcgacctcatagggatgctaccacacaaatgtgagtgatatccattgcttagtttaagagaagaacttgtttagaccaattgaccccttttgaccctgacctc
This region includes:
- the LOC117338963 gene encoding uncharacterized protein LOC117338963, translating into MNYDILQYFQCKVEDVSNALNFGGYWFDNLVPGLNVTQCLHQDSEIPYYVFDITIFFPVAWNEDMKHRIITTGEALMRQAMMQYYISGSFRIISISEIGRMKRQTSGNFSSGGFVAECEIKVASASAVTVQSVTNNITGVIYNRNSSSVFYGATVQVAKKKDEPGPLAQFSPISSNIFAQFAMT